The sequence GACCGCCGCGTCCCGTTGCTCGTCTGCCACGTGCTGGCCTCCCTCGCGCCTCATCGGAGAGGGGCCGGAGTCCTGACAGCACCTACGGCTGCCGGGAGCGAATCCAGACCCTGCGGTTCCCCTCCCGGAGCGACGTCGACCCGAAGCATATTGGGTCTCAATAACTGGAAGTCAATGAATGCGGGAGAAGTTCACGCTCCGTCTTCGGGCTCCCATCCACCCGGAGCACCTGAGCGGGGCCGCTGCCGCCGGTCCCCTACGACGCGGGCCGGCACGCCCGCGACAATGGCCCACGCTGGCACATCCCGGGTGACGACGGCCCCCATGGCCACCACGGCGTGGTCCCCCACGGTGACACCGTCCGTGATGCCGGCATTGGCCCCCACCCACACGTCCGCGCCGATGACGAGCCCCCGCGAGGTGACGGGTTGCTCGCGCACGGGCCGGTCCGGGGCAATGCCGTGGTCGAAGCCGTAGAGGGTGGCCCCGGTGGCGATGCGGGTGCCCTCGCCGATGCGGATGCCCGCGGCGCCGCCGTCCAGGCTGGCCCGGGCGTTGATGCTCACCCGGGGCCCGAGTGTCACGGGGCCGTGGAGGAAGACATCCGCGGCGATGCTGCACCCGGGGCCGATGGAGATGGTGCGTCCGGGCTCGGCGAAGATGCGCGCCTCCGGGGCGATGAAGCACCCCTCCGCGATTTCCACCGTCTCCAGTTCGCGCAGCAGCGCCTGCACCTCGCGCTGCCAGGCATCCGCCCATTCGCGGTGGCGGGGCTTGAGGACGAAGTAGAGCCACGGCATCCAGGAGAGCCGGCGCTTGTGCTGCTCACGGCGAAGCGCGTCCAGGTCCACGCCCCTTCCCTATCATGCTCCGGTCGCCAGCCGGGTGGGTTCCCAGGTGAAGCGGCAGCGCTCGCGCTCCCGGGCAATGGCCTCCACGTCTCCGGCCTCGGGCTCCAGGCGCGACACCATGTCGCTCGCCTCCCATGCGTAGGGCTGACCGTTGAGCAGGACGTGGCCGTCCACCACCGACTGGGAGACCTCCAG is a genomic window of Myxococcus virescens containing:
- a CDS encoding acyltransferase — translated: MDLDALRREQHKRRLSWMPWLYFVLKPRHREWADAWQREVQALLRELETVEIAEGCFIAPEARIFAEPGRTISIGPGCSIAADVFLHGPVTLGPRVSINARASLDGGAAGIRIGEGTRIATGATLYGFDHGIAPDRPVREQPVTSRGLVIGADVWVGANAGITDGVTVGDHAVVAMGAVVTRDVPAWAIVAGVPARVVGDRRQRPRSGAPGGWEPEDGA